A genome region from Candidatus Oleimmundimicrobium sp. includes the following:
- the rsmG gene encoding 16S rRNA (guanine(527)-N(7))-methyltransferase RsmG, with amino-acid sequence MRKKLQILLREGASELGLELDEGKEKAFEVYLKEIKKENKKVNLTSLTDNREIIIKHFLDSLSCAKACDFGVKLKVVDIGTGAGFPGLPLKIAYPEIELTLLDSSKKKTSFLSKTIECLNLKGISVVCCRAEDYGINSNNRGAFDLVLARAVAPLSVLVEYALPLLKLGGLFIAQKSRGLDKEIGEGRMAAKAVGGQIEEAREVKVPFLEAKRYLVLVKKISPSPKKYPRRPGIPAKRPLGKEFFVETKERKREE; translated from the coding sequence ATGAGAAAAAAATTACAGATCCTTTTGCGGGAAGGAGCGTCAGAGCTTGGACTCGAGCTTGATGAGGGCAAAGAGAAAGCTTTTGAGGTTTACCTTAAAGAAATAAAAAAAGAAAACAAGAAAGTTAATTTAACTTCTTTAACAGACAATAGAGAGATTATAATTAAACATTTTTTGGACTCTTTAAGCTGCGCGAAAGCTTGCGATTTTGGCGTAAAATTAAAAGTGGTAGATATTGGCACGGGAGCAGGCTTCCCCGGATTGCCTTTAAAAATAGCATATCCGGAAATAGAATTGACGCTGCTCGATTCGTCGAAGAAAAAGACAAGTTTTCTTTCAAAAACTATCGAGTGTCTTAATTTAAAAGGAATTTCCGTGGTCTGTTGCCGCGCTGAGGATTATGGTATAAATAGTAACAATAGAGGAGCTTTTGATTTGGTTTTAGCGAGAGCGGTTGCGCCTCTTTCGGTTTTAGTGGAATATGCGTTGCCTCTGCTTAAGTTAGGTGGGTTGTTTATAGCCCAGAAGAGCAGGGGGCTTGATAAAGAAATAGGCGAGGGAAGGATGGCCGCTAAAGCTGTAGGCGGACAAATCGAGGAAGCGAGAGAAGTGAAGGTGCCTTTTCTCGAGGCTAAGCGGTATTTAGTGTTGGTTAAAAAAATCTCCCCTTCTCCTAAAAAATATCCTCGGAGACCCGGCATTCCGGCTAAAAGGCCATTGGGAAAAGAGTTTTTTGTGGAAACCAAAGAGAGAAAAAGAGAGGAATAA
- a CDS encoding FAD-dependent oxidoreductase produces the protein KPTLETKTIDGLFMAGQVIGTTGYEEAAALGLMAGINAALKVKGKTPLILDRSEAYIGVLIDDLVTKELNEPYRMYTSRAEYRLVLRSDDADSRLSKIAHELGLISDERARKAETKKEALQKELKKIKSTKVFPCEHTNKVLAEIESTPIKNPVFLADLLRRPEIRYCHLEKLCPEAFVSCPSGDGVSSEIQKHVEMDIKYEGYIRRQMDQIEKHRRAEKKIIPGDTNYHELLGISFRAREELSKIRPHSLGQASRVSGVSPADIVALMIYLEQRVRSEKKV, from the coding sequence TAAACCAACTCTTGAAACAAAAACTATTGATGGTTTATTTATGGCCGGGCAAGTGATAGGGACAACCGGCTACGAAGAAGCCGCCGCCTTAGGTTTGATGGCCGGCATAAATGCCGCCCTTAAAGTTAAAGGAAAAACTCCCCTCATTTTAGATCGCTCAGAGGCCTATATCGGCGTTCTTATAGATGACCTTGTGACAAAAGAACTAAATGAGCCCTATAGAATGTATACATCAAGAGCTGAGTATAGATTGGTTTTACGCTCAGACGATGCTGATTCGCGGTTATCTAAGATAGCTCATGAGCTTGGATTAATTTCCGACGAGAGAGCAAGGAAAGCGGAGACAAAGAAGGAGGCCCTTCAAAAGGAGCTTAAAAAGATAAAAAGCACAAAGGTCTTTCCCTGCGAGCACACTAACAAAGTGTTGGCTGAAATTGAGAGCACGCCAATTAAAAACCCCGTTTTCTTAGCCGATCTTTTGCGTCGTCCCGAAATAAGATATTGCCACCTTGAAAAACTTTGTCCGGAGGCATTTGTTAGTTGTCCCTCCGGCGACGGGGTATCGAGTGAGATTCAAAAACACGTAGAGATGGATATAAAATATGAAGGCTATATTAGACGTCAGATGGACCAAATTGAGAAACACAGACGAGCCGAGAAAAAAATTATTCCCGGCGACACAAACTACCACGAGCTGTTAGGCATCTCTTTTCGAGCCAGAGAGGAGCTCTCAAAAATAAGACCGCACTCTCTGGGGCAAGCATCTCGAGTATCCGGGGTCTCCCCGGCCGACATAGTAGCTCTTATGATTTATCTTGAGCAAAGAGTGAGGAGCGAGAAGAAGGTATGA
- a CDS encoding AAA family ATPase → MGKKSKTIAIVNQKGGVGKSTTAVNLGACLAQAKRKVLLIDLDPQGNSTSGLGLDKASRKKCVYNVIIEDAPVSEAIEPTQIKGLFIIPATIQLAGAEIELVPTMSRETKLKRALASLKKDYDYILIDCPPSLGLLTVNALTAADQLIIPIQCEYYALEGLGKLMESVKLIRQNLNPKLEIAGILMTMHDTRTKISQQVVDEVCKYFQDKVYKAIIPRTVRLSEAPSFGQPITIYDPSGKGAVAYKNFAKEVIKRG, encoded by the coding sequence ATGGGAAAGAAATCGAAAACGATAGCTATCGTTAATCAAAAAGGGGGAGTGGGCAAGAGCACCACGGCCGTTAATTTAGGAGCCTGTCTCGCCCAAGCGAAAAGGAAAGTACTTTTAATAGATTTGGATCCCCAAGGGAACTCCACGAGTGGACTGGGCTTAGATAAAGCTAGCAGAAAAAAATGTGTTTATAACGTCATTATTGAAGACGCTCCTGTTTCTGAGGCTATTGAACCTACTCAAATAAAAGGTCTTTTTATCATTCCTGCCACCATTCAGCTTGCCGGTGCGGAAATAGAGCTGGTTCCAACCATGTCACGGGAAACCAAGCTAAAACGGGCTCTCGCATCGCTCAAAAAAGACTATGACTATATACTTATTGATTGCCCTCCTTCGCTGGGCCTTTTAACGGTGAACGCCTTAACCGCGGCAGACCAACTAATAATACCAATTCAGTGTGAGTATTACGCGCTGGAAGGTCTTGGTAAGTTAATGGAAAGCGTGAAACTAATAAGACAAAACTTGAATCCTAAATTAGAAATAGCCGGGATTTTAATGACCATGCACGACACTCGTACCAAGATTTCTCAACAAGTGGTTGATGAGGTCTGTAAATATTTTCAGGACAAGGTCTATAAAGCTATAATTCCCAGAACAGTAAGATTAAGCGAGGCTCCCAGTTTTGGCCAACCAATTACTATATATGATCCCAGCGGTAAAGGGGCCGTCGCCTACAAAAATTTTGCAAAGGAAGTGATTAAGCGTGGTTAG